In the Necator americanus strain Aroian chromosome X, whole genome shotgun sequence genome, tggagtaagacaaggggctgtggcaggacccttcctgttcaatttcgccatcgacggcattatgcgaagaacagtagatcagcGTTCTGCCGTTATCATCAGGACACCCTTtaaccgatctcgagtacgcagACGATGTttttatattcgcggaaagcgaAAGCatacttcaacatgttgtcaatcTTGTATCGAAActagctgcagcctatggactacgtctacgccctgataaatacaagcagatgtgggtctcttcgagacctcggacgggaatcagggtggacggacaaccaacTGAACTcctcgatgagttctgttacccgGGCTTGAAGAACAAcagcagctacgagagagatgttcagcaaacatgcgctaaggccacttctgcatttaattccttaacgaaatgcctgtggtcgacccccatcaccaacgaagtcaagctgcgggtctacctatccgcaattcgtcccatcatgatgtacggatcggagacttgggcagcaccatcaacggttatggagaggcttgattgcacggaacgaaagctgcttaggcggctgcttggctacttttggcctagggtatgccacaatgaagatctttacgcagaaattgatgtggtataccggcggatgacacaaggaagacatcaacatcttgtaCCGCCATCGAAattggctaaagtaaatcgtcttcgcttctttggtcgtatattaaggagaccggcggATCGCCTTGTtgaacgagttctgaggagtttgccggATTCGGACTGGAAGAAGCCActtggccgaaaacggaagttctggactgaggtggtgaaagaggacctgggGACACTCGGcatggataggcagttcaggcgagacgtaatgtttcgcagaatatggaatagcgacgaatggattgattctgtgcaagccctcgcagaagatcgagaaggttgcgCAGAGCTGTGTTCTAGGGCGGCatacctcggcgaagatgcgggtaatcgcgtcaggcgatgataTCAGCccaccgattaagtcaagtacgtcataaatatatacatagctttctcttttgcaaaaaatgttCGAAACCGATAGCCAACTCCTACATACCTGTACCTCACATTAGCAAACATTTGGTCTATAACGGATTTGCCAAGATCTTCTATACAGATTACTGTGTCAAATCTACTTATAGACACTTCAATATAATGGAAGATAATGGATCAAGGAGAAAATCctgaataaaatattctttttgctAGAACTTCTTAGAAGCTCAATCGGAATAGTTCCGTAGTAGATATGGTAGAAGGTTGTCAAGGTAGGGGCATAGGGGTAAACTCGTCCGCTCGTCAATGTAAACAATGACTTTAACTGACCAAAGCCATCTGCAGGCCATCGCCTGCTATGAGTTCTTATAAAGCCATAGTCCAAAGACCGCCGCCGATAACTGTGCTGCATTGAAAGTGACTTGGTCTCTCAAACCACAGCTCATCGTTGGTATCAGCACTTCCGGTCAGGAGAAGTATTGCTCGAAGACGAACCTGCTTTTCTAGCCTTACTGCATTTGACTACCAGACGCTTCGCGATGCCTTGAAAGCGAAGCCCAGTCCCACTGGTCGCAAATTTTCGATGACACTTGGGTGCGACCAGAAAACCATTGCATCCTTTGCGACTACAATAAGGTTGTCTCGACATGGATGCCACAAGAGCTACGAGACTCAGACAAAGCATCGAAGATCAGTGCTTGTAAATCGTTGCTTCTATGCACACATGTCAACGAGGAAACTTTTTCGAGGATACCGTTACTGGAAGGACGAGTGTAACATGGTAAGAGCGCACAGTCGATGGCGAAACCACCTTAGGtcaatcaagcctttcatctctcccgGTCGATAAATTTCTGACGGTCTGGGAGcgtaaaaacactaacttgacacgTCAATTGTCCTCACAAGTCACTGTAGAGACCACACCCGGGTtcaaaaacctcgaacgattctgaagtgaagcATGTTGGCGGACTTCAAACGGACCGATTAACTCCGCACACCCTCCGTCCCTGATTGAAGTTGAAAGTTGGTCTTCTATATCAACGCTACGTGACACCGTCAAGAGCTACCAAGCGGctcaaaaagagcacaaaaaaatgattctgctttgttgttctttcttAATAATGGGTTTTCCAGGAAAAGTTCTACTTCGATTTCGTTTCTGCCGGATCCATTAAGATTTCATTGTAATACCGTAGCTGTTTCAAACGATACATCGTTCCGCAAACACATTGTTGTCGCTGCAGATATGTATATGGACGTGTCGATGGTCATGCATAGTGCTAACATGTGTGGCTAGTAAGTCGTCCATATATTATTGATCTACCATTGAGTGCGCGCCGCCGGACCCCTCTAACGCCGACGGACCCGTCCTACTCCATCCTACAAGGTGCGGGCGCATGGATTCGACGCTGTGGGAAACGACACATTAACATGTTAATTGGGACTGTCAGATGCTTCCCACTTCGTACTTATTCTTCGTGTTGCTGACACATCCATCTGACCCCATGAGGAACCGCACCAgccatttttctgttttccgaGCTTTTTCCTTTACTGCTTCGACAGCGTAAGCTCGAAAAAAGCatcaaaagcaaaattttgctATAGTTTGAGTCTAATTTCCGAATGCAGTGTTAGAATGCACTCAGAAGGTGGTCCAAAGACGTCGCTTTTATATTTTGTAACACAGTGTGCCTCTTTCGAAGAGCAGCGGCTTTTTATAGTGTGGATAAAGAAGCTTATTTAACACCCTAGCATAAACTCAAGTACCTGGAAAAAGGGTCCAGACTGAAAGACATGTACAATATGGTTCCAGATTTTGAAATATCTTCTACCCATATAATTTCTGAAATAACCCCTCCCTTGTCACATTTAATTAACCTCACCCAATGTTTACAATTCTATAAAAATTCATCATTCTTCACTTCCCATTCATTCCATACCGTTGGCGTACACACATTACATTCAACATATCATATATAAATTAATCATGGCATGGatgtttttatgtttcatAATATCATGTCAGCGTTAAATATCACTTATCATAAGGTTCTGATTAACTACAAACTTATCACTTTTCCAACTAGTTAACAATTCCTTATGCATCCTTGAGTTTCTTCGACGTTTCTAACGAGTGCGGGAAAGAATTAAGATTACTCTTCAATTTTCGTACAAGggaaatgcacaaaaaaagcaaaacaattctaatattttctttccttctactTCTCTTTACACAAAAATGGTTGGTCATATCTGTTCATCAAAGACGTGTGAGATGAGTTACGGTGAGTTACAACTAAAATTCTCATCATTGTTTTACTTATGATCTTTAGGCATATCCATTACAAAGACGACTATGCTAGTAATGGAGATGATGCTGCAAACAATAGAATTTCTCTTTGACTTTGAGAAAGTATGAAGAAAATCTCCAGTATTGGGTTCTCACGAGTACTAGACCGAAGATGTTTGTAGTTTACAAGCATCACAGCAAAGATGCGAAGCACTCTCTACAAATATAGATATCACCGGTTGTTTGTTTTGCAGTACCTGATACTTGGTCACTTATGTGTAAATACACAAAACCTGAGAGGTAATCAATTGTTGCGCGGAGTCGGTGATTGCTCCGAAGAATTAGCAACATAGAGCAAAAATGCATACACGCAAATTTTGAGGAAGTAGAGGGATGCTGCGGATCTACGATTTCTGGCCAATATTTCCACAGGACACCCAACAAGTCCTTTAAATGACTTTTTCTTCAGTTAGTCTTTCAGTTTGTTCGTTTTTATTCCAGTGACTTTTAATTGTACTCACACAAGTAGCAGTCGCCACATTCAACAGAGTGCGACTCCACAGTGGGGCTTCCGTTCCCGCGTTGATGTAGCTGATCAAATCAATACTTACAATTAAGACCCTACATTGGATTTTAGCAGCTAATGAGTGCCAGTCTACAACGAATTAAAGATAAGAACTTCATTCTGCGGGAATTCTCACGTATAAGATCTTTTAGTCGTCATTGCTTGAAAACTACACTGCGGGGCGAATGACAAAAGCTTTTAGACTGTGACATATACACTGAGGGGTTAAGGAAACTTAGTTTATTACAATCATTGTAAACTTTTACCGCGTAATAATCTAAACTAAACAGTCTTAAGTGATTGGCCTTGAGAGCAGCTGAGAACAGTGTTCTGAGTGCAAagtaatgtttgaaaaaaaaatgcactagCAACCACTGCATCTTGAATCAAAATCCTATCGAAGTGACTTGTTGACATGATATACTATCAAGGCGCAAATATTATGTACCTTTGCTTTGTTTCTTGCAATATACGCATCAATCTCCTCTTGTGGAAGTGGTTGCGAACGAACACAGTCTGGTGGTCGATGTTTCTCCCCAGATTCAACTAGGATATTTTCAGATTGTGGGTGATGCGCTGCGAAGCTCTGGAAGATGCCTTCTACCGAATGTGTTACAAAACGAATGGATTACTCTAGCAGAAAAGAAGGTTTTGACAAAACATGGTCAAGAACTAACGTTTTGTGAAATTTCCTCGAGTTTATGAATAACCAGACCATATGTAATAGGAAGATCATTGTCCTCACTGTCGGAAATGGAAGACCGACACCTAAATATTATGTTGCCGTTCTGAAGATAACATGAATACGTTTAGTTTGGACTTTTAGGTACCCACGTTGCTGAGTCTTCTTGATTCGCACtggtttcaatttttgactttAGCAATTGATTCGTTTCAAGGCGGCGCGAGGAAGGTGACACACCGGGTCCACCGCGACGACGGCTGGCGCGGTAATATTATGATGCTTCAACACTTTCAGCTCAACAGTGTTGGAGAAAAATCACttactttccttgaatcaTCTGCTTTTGACGATCGGGACACTTATGTTGGTACAGGTTTGAGCGAAACTTGTAGGTCTCAAAAACCAGAAGCATTCGAAGGAAATTAAAACACCTAGTACAtggaaaaaacaattaaaaccTTGAAGCAAAATTTGCACTTGAACGGACGGTCATTCGAATGTTTTACCGCATGCTGCTTCAGGTACCAGACCGAGTTGAACAGCTTCCCACAATCCTGTAACAAGCATACCGCATGACTCaattttagtttaaaaataatagCTGTTTTGTACGCTTACTTTACACGCACACTGCTGATTCTTCTCCAAAGTCACATTGATTGTATCTACTTCAGTGGGACAGATCACAACTGGTGGCGGAGGGGGCtcattctataaaaaaaataaccaataTGCAAAAATGGGCGAGCACAACGCTTCCCTTCTCCTTGCGATTGTTTATTATTCATAAACCCGCGATTAAACGTGAAATTTAGAGAGAAGTTTGTTAGAGAAAAGTTAGTTGGACAGTTAACAATCAGGAGAACAAAAGCATGAGTCGAGATCATTTTTATGTCGCTTTCTTCGCATTATGTTAGCTTACTGCACTCTTTATATAGAAGAAGGCTGTAAATAAggatattttagttttttagaactgtttttcttacaaaaatttcGCCAACGGTTATATCGGGGCGTAATACCACATTAACGCAGCCATTTAAAGCTGCAAAAACCAAGTTCATGAGAAGCGTACTCatatatttattcaattatttatttagatacACCGAAGTATGTAAAAAGCTACGTTTTGTACGAGTCACCACAAAGTTTTCTCACTTAATTTTCCCGCCAATAAAGATTCACACAGTCCTCTCTGTGACGGGTGAACAGGTCGTTCTACTCTcacaaaaggagaaaagtcCTCTTATGAGATGTGTTCCTGAATCGGGAAAGCACAGTATCGGTCAGAGCTTGGATGACCGACTTAATCCAAAGTTAGAGAAGCTAGGGGCTTAAGGCTTTAAGCGAACTCGTCCGAAGGGAAGGGAAGTGGGAAGTACGTTTGAGTAGTAAGTCACCTTTGCGCCGGAATAGTGCCGTGAATAATCCCTgctcattctattctttttgctgctttttttactATGCATTTTCTGTATCTGTTCGTATTCATCTTTGCCGCATCCTTTTGGCACGCCATTgagcgaataaataaacaaataaacaagtggGGAAGGTTGGACCTCAAATTAGGGGTTGACCCTCGAACAGCAAACCACTACAGTGATCCTTAGAAGACTAACCACATCATCATTTCAAGCTCACAATCAAATGACCGCTTTCCTCTGTTGCTCCTCATCAATAGGAAATAAACGGAAGTCGGTTTGAATCCAAGGACCTGTGCCAATAAATGAGCGAGGTTGAAGCGCTGCTAAGAAAAAGCTATGATAGTGATTGCTGACAATCACTTTTAAATTAGTATGCACACTTTAGATGAACGAATTAAACACTTCACGAAATGCCCACTTCATTCCGCGAAACTGAATGTTAGTGAATAGCTGGAAACCCAAGAAATTGTATGTAGCCAGTCACTTTTGTATTTTCGTTTACAGTAACGTTTCAGTCGGATTTTCTCAACCATCTAACAGATTGACACTCTGTACGCCAAGGGGTTTTTTCATCCTGTTTCTTTCATAAGAATTGCGGAGACTTATGTTTCTTTCATCATACTATTTCTCGAGCTCTTGACTGCAAAATTTATTGGGAGTCTACCCTTTATGTTGCAATTTCTGTCCTCCTGCTTTACGCAAGTGGCCTATGGAAAACACATTGCTTTTAACTTGTCCTCCAGAGCGCTTGCTCTTTTAACGACGCACTTATTCCTATCAAGTTAATACCTTCCAATCAAACCACATGACTActgtgaaaaattcgaaaactaCTATGACAGGAAATCACCAGCTGCCTATTCTCCAGCTGATCAGCTAAGCGATACAAGTGCTTGCTAAAATCGACGAAACACCCGTCAGAAAAAGTGGTCTCCAGctgaatttgcagaaaaagagGTTTATGGGAAACTGCTACGTCTCACGCTCAACAGAaagaacatatccgaatgtaCCAGCTGTACATATCTAGACAGGGAAGTAAATCTGATAAACGACCTGACATCCGAGAAGGAGGAAGCAAGCAGCTTTAAAAGCATCGAAAGTGTAATGAAAAAGACCAAGAACATCAAGTTCACCGCTCACCTCTTTAACACTTCCGTGCGGACGAGTGCCACAAGCGGCTGGGTTTCACAACGATATCTCACCACAAGGGCGGTTTTAGTGTAGCggtcagaggttccgcttcctgcacgatcgatcggaggttcgaatccgccctagtgctcaccaaaccttccatccctctggggttgataaattggtaccagacttgtctgggaggataaaaacactgacactacacatcggctagccaccgcaagtcactgtataggccagttacacgttcgtgaacctcaaacgactgaattgaagtgaacatgggggcgcatcccaa is a window encoding:
- a CDS encoding hypothetical protein (NECATOR_CHRX.G22845.T2) codes for the protein MFVRLLDDMNQRTTAAARTTVGCTTPFKVISVLPLSSGHPLTDLEYADDVFIFAESESILQHVVNLVSKLAAAYGLRLRPDKYKQMWVSSRPRTGIRVDGQPTELLDEFCYPGLKNNSSYERDVQQTCAKATSAFNSLTKCLWSTPITNEVKLRVYLSAIRPIMMYGSETWAAPSTVMERLDCTERKLLRRLLGYFWPRVCHNEDLYAEIDVVYRRMTQGRHQHLVPPSKLAKVNRLRFFGRILRRPADRLVERVLRSLPDSDWKKPLGRKRKFWTEVVKEDLGTLGMDRQFRRDVMFRRIWNSDEWIDSVQALAEDREGCAELCSRAAYLGEDAGNRVRR
- a CDS encoding hypothetical protein (NECATOR_CHRX.G22845.T1), translated to MWVSSRPRTGIRVDGQPTELLDEFCYPGLKNNSSYERDVQQTCAKATSAFNSLTKCLWSTPITNEVKLRVYLSAIRPIMMYGSETWAAPSTVMERLDCTERKLLRRLLGYFWPRVCHNEDLYAEIDVVYRRMTQGRHQHLVPPSKLAKVNRLRFFGRILRRPADRLVERVLRSLPDSDWKKPLGRKRKFWTEVVKEDLGTLGMDRQFRRDVMFRRIWNSDEWIDSVQALAEDREGCAELCSRAAYLGEDAGNRVRR
- a CDS encoding hypothetical protein (NECATOR_CHRX.G22846.T1), which gives rise to MTSYLIFLACIIRSSMASSDASNEPPPPPVVICPTEVDTINVTLEKNQQCACKDCGKLFNSVWYLKQHAVKHSNDRPFKCKFCFKTYKFRSNLYQHKCPDRQKQMIQGNRRRGGPGVSPSSRRLETNQLLKSKIETSANQEDSATCRSSISDSEDNDLPITYGLVIHKLEEISQNSFAAHHPQSENILVESGEKHRPPDCVRSQPLPQEEIDAYIARNKAKSQRMQWFSGRTQVSSKICDQWDWASLSRHREASGSQMQ
- a CDS encoding hypothetical protein (NECATOR_CHRX.G22846.T2); its protein translation is MEGLNEPPPPPVVICPTEVDTINVTLEKNQQCACKDCGKLFNSVWYLKQHAVKHSNDRPFKCKFCFKTYKFRSNLYQHKCPDRQKQMIQGNRRRGGPGVSPSSRRLETNQLLKSKIETSANQEDSATCRSSISDSEDNDLPITYGLVIHKLEEISQNSFAAHHPQSENILVESGEKHRPPDCVRSQPLPQEEIDAYIARNKAKSQRMQWFSGRTQVSSKICDQWDWASLSRHREASGSQMQ